One Argonema galeatum A003/A1 genomic region harbors:
- a CDS encoding O-antigen ligase family protein, giving the protein MRPVIKNSVTTFLALISHNPFLWALVFQALMSAFWSGTPELTLRASAVLLGTHLFIVYLCNQYSWKELAGILRVSNLGVALLSLLLKPPVGEEWAGVLYSKNAFSGLMCLSAILWYLHAVYQPKGRWLSLGMTVLSFAFMKRAKSAGALVTSFILIAFSSYLRYVKRLNFQWAFTAVVLFLVISASLSILITDNLPLIVVDWLGKDLTFTGRTTIWAMIIPLANKRPVFGYGYVGFWQPWRGFDDPAHSVITDNEWRPPNSHNGFIEIYVQLGWIGLILFFLAFVTSLAMAVIYLIRSKKPDSVLPLILITYMFMRNLSESAIIDLSYTWFYYVLSTVRLSLDIAQKNFSDDRTKSQEAASLKPTEPSNRAGP; this is encoded by the coding sequence TTGCGGCCTGTTATTAAGAATTCAGTAACTACGTTTTTAGCACTTATTTCTCATAACCCTTTTTTATGGGCTTTGGTTTTTCAAGCGCTCATGTCTGCCTTCTGGTCAGGAACGCCAGAGCTAACGTTGAGAGCTAGTGCAGTGTTACTTGGAACACATCTTTTTATCGTTTACTTGTGCAATCAATATAGCTGGAAAGAATTAGCTGGTATTCTGCGAGTGAGCAATTTAGGAGTAGCGCTTTTAAGTTTGTTATTAAAACCGCCAGTTGGAGAAGAATGGGCAGGCGTTCTATACTCAAAAAATGCCTTTTCAGGTTTGATGTGTTTGAGTGCGATTTTGTGGTATTTGCACGCAGTTTATCAACCAAAAGGGCGCTGGCTGTCTTTAGGAATGACTGTTTTATCATTTGCTTTCATGAAACGCGCTAAATCCGCAGGAGCTTTAGTTACCAGCTTTATATTAATAGCCTTTTCCTCATACCTTCGTTATGTTAAACGTTTGAATTTTCAGTGGGCTTTTACTGCGGTCGTACTTTTTCTAGTTATAAGCGCTTCTCTAAGTATTTTGATAACCGACAATCTACCACTAATTGTCGTGGATTGGCTAGGTAAGGATCTGACGTTTACAGGCCGCACAACTATATGGGCAATGATTATACCGCTGGCCAACAAGCGTCCGGTGTTTGGTTATGGATACGTCGGTTTTTGGCAACCCTGGCGAGGTTTTGATGACCCCGCTCATTCAGTTATAACTGATAATGAATGGAGGCCACCCAATTCTCATAATGGCTTTATAGAAATATACGTGCAATTAGGTTGGATTGGGTTAATATTATTTTTTCTGGCCTTTGTTACCAGTTTGGCTATGGCAGTCATCTATTTGATTCGTAGTAAAAAACCTGACTCGGTACTGCCCCTAATACTTATAACGTATATGTTTATGAGGAACCTTTCCGAAAGTGCGATTATTGATTTAAGCTATACTTGGTTTTATTATGTTTTATCGACAGTTCGACTGAGCCTAGACATTGCACAAAAAAACTTCAGCGATGACCGTACCAAATCTCAGGAAGCCGCTTCCCTAAAACCAACAGAGCCATCAAACCGGGCAGGCCCTTGA